A single region of the Drosophila takahashii strain IR98-3 E-12201 chromosome 2R, DtakHiC1v2, whole genome shotgun sequence genome encodes:
- the LOC108069632 gene encoding solute carrier family 2, facilitated glucose transporter member 1: MEKPKGGQLLQERSLSFSEASLMAGTNTKQDEMPQWTWTLKWAALGSSVGAAVPVGYCTGVMNSPAELMRSWCNETLIARYNLDLGESGLELLWSALVSIFLVGGAIGSVVGASMANRFGRRGCFFICGILLMLGSISFYACRPLNAVELLMLGRLLVGLAGGLLTAFMPMWHSEISSLNQRSTLSPLCPMGLTLGVVVAQVCSLRSVLGSPENWHFGLAFYGLLVAVCYAPFSWYPESPKWMYVVKGHKEEARSQLQQLRGYTAGSSALQAEIDEMELEAASKVKARGLVQVLLDPKLRLPLIIVCAFLGGQQLSGINAIFYYSVSIFRKAGLSVQASEWANLAAGSLNLATSMLGPILLERVNRRPLMLFSTFFCTVFLFLFSMMLYFIESYSWFAMGCIACIFLYIFFFQFGLGPMPFFIGAELFELASRPAAMSLGSVVYWICNFIIGMAFPTLQKIWGALVFLPFSVTCLLLFGITKRYLPETRGREPFQVAPLVAFGFKSKVLLTRQMMSQTLT, encoded by the exons ATGGAAAAGCCAAAAGGCGGACAATTGCTTCAGGAACGCTCATTGAGTTTTTCAGAGGCGTCGCTAATGGCAGGCACAAATACGAAACAG GATGAGATGCCCCAGTGGACCTGGACCCTCAAGTGGGCGGCACTCGGATCATCGGTTGGAGCGGCGGTTCCAGTGGGGTATTGCACGGGTGTGATGAACAGTCCCGCTGAG CTTATGCGCTCCTGGTGCAACGAGACTCTGATTGCACGCTATAATCTGGATTTGGGAGAGTCAGGGTTAGAGCTACTGTGGTCGGCCCTTGTCTCGATATTTCTCGTGGGAGGCGCCATCGGATCAGTGGTGGGCGCTTCTATGGCCAACAGGTTCGGACGCCGCGGTTGCTTCTTCATCTGTGGCATTCTTCTGATGCTAGGATCCATTAGCTTCTATGCGTGTCGTCCCTTGAATGCCGTGGAGCTTTTGATGCTTGGTCGGCTGCTGGTTGGACTGGCCGGCGGTCTCCTTACAGCCTTCATGCCCATGTGGCACAGCGAGATCTCGTCTCTAAATCAGCGCAGTACATTATCTCCCCTTTGTCCGATGGGCTTGACCCTGGGAGTAGTAGTGGCGCAGGTTTGTAGCCTCCGGTCGGTGCTAGGAAGTCCTGAAAACTGGCACTTTGGACTGGCCTTTTATGGCCTCCTCGTAGCAGTGTGCTATGCTCCCTTTAGCTGGTATCCCGAGAGCCCCAAGTGGATGTACGTCGTTAAGGGGCACAAGGAAGAGGCCCGTAGCCAATTGCAGCAGCTGAGGGGCTACACAGCTGGCAGCTCCGCTCTGCAGGCAGAGATAGATGAAATGGAGCTAGAGGCTGCTTCCAAGGTGAAAGCACGCGGATTGGTACAGGTGCTGCTTGATCCAAAATTGCGTCTGCCACTGATTATCGTATGCGCCTTTCTTGGAGGCCAACAGTTATCGGGCATTAATGCA ATCTTTTATTACTCCGTCTCGATCTTCCGCAAAGCGGGTCTGTCAGTCCAGGCATCAGAGTGGGCCAACTTGGCGGCGGGCTCCCTCAATTTAGCCACCTCTATGTTGGGCCCGATTCTGCTCGAACGAGTAAATCGACGGCCACTGATGCTTTTCtctacatttttctgtactgtcTTTCTCTTCTTATTTTCCATGATGCTCTACTTTATT GAGAGCTATAGCTGGTTCGCCATGGGCTGCATAGCCTGTATTTTCctatacatatttttctttcagTTTGGACTAGGCCCTATGCCCTTCTTCATCGGAGCAG AATTGTTTGAACTTGCTTCCCGGCCAGCTGCCATGTCCCTGGGTAGCGTAGTATACTGGATCTGCAACTTTATCATTGGTATGGCCTTCCCCACTTTACAGAAAATCTGGGGCGCGTTGGTCTTCTTACCGTTCTCAGTAACCTGCCTGCTGCTCTTTGGCATAACGAAACGCTACTTGCCGGAGACACGCGGGCGCGAGCCTTTCCAGGTGGCTCCACTTGTTGCCTTCGGCTTTAAATCAAAAGTGCTGCTCACCCGTCAGATGATGAGCCAAACCTTGACGTGA
- the l(2)09851 gene encoding glutamate-rich WD repeat-containing protein 1, with protein sequence MNADDIEMDLVEPEDAESDMDSDAEDDNDELKPKEVYLPGNKLAENEELVCDESAYVMLHQASTGAPCLSFDVIPDELGTERQSFPITAYIVAGTQASRTHVNNLIVMKMSNLHKTQDDDDDDDEELEDDQDDVANREELKKPQMTCALIKHQGCVNRVRARRLGNTVYAASWSELGRVNIWNLTQPLQAVEDAQLLKQYEQNEARPVFTFGGHQQEGFALDWSPSAEGVLATGDCRRDIHVWSPLQDGTWKVDQRPLAGHTQSVEDLQWSPNERSVLASCSVDKTIRIWDCRAAPQKACMITCQDAHESDVNVISWNRTEPFIASGGDDGCLHIWDLRQFQGGKPIATFKHHTDHITTVDWSPSEATVLASGGDDDQIALWDLAVEKDTDQAQAPAQNEDELSKLPPQLLFIHQGQKEIKELHWHAQLPGVLLSTAHSGFNIFRTISV encoded by the coding sequence ATGAATGCAGATGACATCGAAATGGATTTGGTGGAGCCCGAGGATGCGGAAAGCGACATGGATTCGGACGCGGAGGACGATAACGATGAACTCAAGCCAAAAGAGGTATATTTGCCGGGAAACAAACTGGCCGAGAACGAGGAACTTGTCTGCGACGAGAGTGCATACGTGATGCTGCACCAAGCTTCCACGGGAGCTCCATGCCTAAGCTTTGACGTAATTCCCGACGAGTTGGGCACAGAGCGGCAGTCGTTTCCTATAACTGCTTATATTGTCGCCGGCACGCAAGCTTCCCGAACCCACGTCAACAACCTTATTGTGATGAAGATGAGCAACCTGCACAAGACGCAggacgatgacgacgacgacgacgaggagttgGAGGACGACCAGGATGATGTTGCCAACCGCGAGGAGCTTAAGAAGCCACAGATGACCTGCGCCCTGATCAAGCATCAAGGATGTGTAAATCGCGTTCGTGCTCGCCGCTTGGGCAACACGGTGTACGCCGCGTCCTGGAGCGAGCTTGGCCGCGTCAACATATGGAATTTGACCCAGCCGCTGCAGGCCGTGGAGGATGCTCAGCTTCTCAAGCAATACGAACAAAACGAGGCCCGTCCTGTATTTACCTTCGGTGGCCACCAGCAGGAGGGTTTCGCATTAGACTGGAGTCCCAGTGCGGAGGGTGTGCTGGCCACAGGAGACTGCCGGCGGGACATTCACGTGTGGAGTCCCCTGCAGGACGGCACGTGGAAGGTGGACCAACGCCCGCTGGCAGGCCACACGCAGTCGGTTGAGGATCTGCAGTGGAGCCCAAACGAGCGCAGCGTGCTAGCGTCCTGCTCCGTGGACAAGACGATCCGCATTTGGGACTGCCGAGCGGCGCCGCAGAAGGCTTGCATGATAACTTGTCAGGACGCTCATGAGAGCGACGTAAACGTAATTTCGTGGAATCGCACTGAGCCATTCATCGCCAGTGGCGGTGATGACGGCTGCCTGCACATTTGGGATCTACGCCAGTTTCAGGGCGGGAAGCCCATTGCCACATTTAAACACCACACGGACCACATCACCACAGTGGATTGGAGTCCCAGTGAGGCTACCGTCCTGGCCTCTGGCGGCGACGACGACCAAATTGCTTTATGGGACTTGGCTGTGGAGAAAGACACCGATCAGGCGCAGGCCCCGGCACAGAACGAAGATGAACTTAGCAAGTTGCCACCCCAGCTGCTTTTTATTCACCAGGGCCAGAAGGAAATTAAGGAACTCCACTGGCACGCTCAACTGCCGGGAGTATTGCTCTCTACAGCCCACAGTGGATTTAACATTTTCCGCACCATCAGTGTCTAA
- the LOC108069635 gene encoding uncharacterized protein, protein MVKSSNPLNIFRSIYNNEFQWMLVKSYGLFFLGVRLAKEFVGVELMPALGPA, encoded by the exons ATGGTGAAGTCGTCCAACCCCTTAAATATCTTTCGTAGCATCTACAACAACGAGTTCCAATG GATGCTGGTTAAGAGCTATGGGCTGTTTTTCCTGGGAGTGCGTCTGGCCAAGGAGTTTGTGGGTGTGGAGTTGATGCCGGCGCTGGGACCAGCCTAG
- the LOC108069634 gene encoding mitochondrial intermediate peptidase, with protein sequence MIVNRTLMRWRRRHRSRWVSTWTPLATAFNAPPARRINFTRDDVGLFRMSELRSFEGFYLLRDNVESRAQELISEAISTQRRRKMVDIFDELSDSLCKVADLAEFVRIAHPQSKYTQAAEQACISICGVVESLNTNKPIYQALSKVVEHGDQFPTSEVDRHVARLFLFDFEQCGIHLAEEERLRVVRLNDYILQLGQKFMNGALQPSVLPRSHVPEAIRNYFPTSGDSVIVTGLCTNAESVQMREAAYRLYLQPSESQEDLLRDLLLCRHELARSCGFETYAHRALNGSTMERPEIVREFIDHLSEKLRPRADADFARMTQMKRLEGGQPDAMAEVWDTPYFTSQLRRQSLKAQTNEFLPYFSLGGCMEGLDNLLQALYCVRLENTEMEPGESWHNDIYKLAVTHETEGLLGYIYCDFFERVGKPNQDCHFTIQGGKRLPDGSYQLPVVVVMLGLPQPRWSGPTLLSPARVDNLFHEMGHAMHSMLARTEHQHVTGTRCSTDFAEVPSVLMEYFASDPRVLRTFARHFQTQKPISEDMLRRLCASKHLFAASETQLQVFYSALDQEYHGSEAGQGCSSTDTLRLVQSRYYGLPYVENTAWQLRFSHLVGYGAKYYAYLVSKTIASWIWQTYFEANPFNRQAGEKYRSEILAHGGAIPSRKLVANFLQREMTPSVLADSLITEIDSDELKIKDLMVSRS encoded by the exons ATGATAGTGAACCGTACCTTGATGCGTTGGCGACGCCGGCACCGAAGTCGCTGGGTCTCCACATGGACTCCATTGGCTACGGCGTTCAATGCGCCTCCAGCCAGGCGGATCAACTTCACCCGCGATGATGTG GGTCTCTTCCGCATGTCCGAGCTGCGAAGCTTTGAGGGATTCTACCTATTGAGGGATAATGTGGAGAGCCGGGCGCAGGAGCTCATCTCGGAAGCCATCTCTACGCAGCGGCGACGAAAGATGGTCGATATTTTTGATGAGCTCTCCGACTCGTTGTGCAAGGTGGCAGACCTGGCCGAGTTCGTACGGATCGCGCATCCTCAGAGCAAGTACACCCAGGCGGCAGAGCAGGCCTGCATCAGCATTTGCGGCGTGGTGGAGAGCCTCAATACAAACAAGCCTATCTATCAAGCCCTAAGCAAAGTGGTGGAGCATGGAGACCAGTTTCCAACTAGCGAAGTGGACAGGCATGTGGCTCGTCTGTTCTTGTTCGACTTTGAACAGTGTGGCATTCACTTGGCCGAAGAGGAACGTCTGCGGGTTGTGCGGCTGAACGACTACATTCTTCAGCTGGGCCAGAAGTTTATGAATGGCGCATTGCAACCTAGTGTTCTTCCCCGCAGCCACGTCCCTGAGGCCATTCGTAACTA CTTTCCCACTTCCGGAGACAGTGTAATTGTCACTGGACTGTGCACAAACGCGGAGAGCGTTCAGATGCGAGAGGCTGCCTACCGGCTGTACCTGCAGCCGTCCGAAAGTCAGGAGGATTTGCTGCGAGACCTTCTGCTTTGCCGGCATGAGCTGGCCCGCAGCTGTGGGTTCGAAACCTATGCTCATCGGGCCCTGAATGGCAGCACCATGGAGAGACCCGAGATAGTCCGAGAGTTTATAGACCACCTGTCCGAGAAGCTGCGACCGCGCGCTGATGCCGACTTTGCCCGGATGACTCAAATGAAACGCCTGGAGGGCGGGCAGCCGGACGCCATGGCGGAAGTTTGGGACACACCCTATTTCACCAGTCAGCTGAGGCGGCAATCGCTTAAAGCGCAGACCAACGAGTTTCTTCCGTACTTCTCCCTTGGTGGCTGCATGGAAGGACTGGACAACCTGCTGCAGGCGCTCTATTGCGTTCGGCTAGAGAATACGGAAATGGAGCCCGGCGAGTCCTGGCACAACGACATCTACAAGCTGGCCGTGACGCACGAGACGGAAGGACTATTGGGCTACATATACTGCGACTTCTTTGAGAGAGTGGGAAAACCAAACCAAGACTGTCACTTCACCATCCAGGGCGGTAAGCGTCTGCCGGACGGCTCATACCAGCTGCCCGTAGTGGTGGTAATGCTGGGTCTACCGCAACCGCGATGGAGTGGACCGACTCTGCTGTCGCCAGCGCGAGTAGATAACCTGTTCCACGAAATGGGCCACGCTATGCACTCAATGCTAGCTCGCACCGAACACCAACATGTGACGGGAACGCGCTGCTCCACGGACTTTGCCGAGGTCCCCAGTGTGCTAATGGAGTACTTCGCCAGTGATCCACGCGTACTGCGAACCTTTGCACGCCATTTCCAGACTCAAAAGCCAATTTCCGAGGACATGCTCAGGCGGTTGTGTGCCTCCAAACACCTTTTCGCCGCCAGTGAGACACAGCTCCAGGTGTTCTACTCGGCTCTGGACCAGGAGTACCACGGATCAGAGGCGGGGCAGGGCTGCAGCAGCACCGATACACTGCGATTAGTGCAGAGCCGTTACTACGGACTTCCCTACGTAGAGAACACTGCATGGCAGCTGCGCTTCTCCCATCTAGTTGGCTATGGAGCTAAGTACTACGCCTATCTCGTTTCGAAGACAATCGCCTCCTGGATTTGGCAAACGTACTTTGAAGCGAACCCCTTTAACCGCCAGGCAGGTGAGAAGTACCGCTCCGAAATTTTGGCTCACGGAGGAGCGATCCCCAGCCGGAAGCTGGTAGCGAACTTCTTGCAGCGCGAAATGACGCCCAGCGTGTTGGCCGACAGCCTGATCACCGAGATTGACTCTGACgagttaaaaattaaggacctGATGGTCAGCAGAAGCTAA